One window from the genome of Gimesia aquarii encodes:
- a CDS encoding GlsB/YeaQ/YmgE family stress response membrane protein translates to MFDDNTTKILQEAINEMLVWVGFGTLVGLAAKAIMPGKDPGGAVSTLLMGIGGSVVGCGTLMFFWDGARVTPISTVGFLAATGGAFVLLFFYRLLAGSFFSEAEDGERWLHRRRRRRRARGLVDETY, encoded by the coding sequence ATGTTTGATGACAACACCACCAAAATTCTACAAGAGGCTATCAATGAAATGTTAGTCTGGGTAGGATTCGGAACTTTAGTTGGTTTAGCAGCGAAAGCCATTATGCCCGGTAAAGACCCAGGTGGGGCTGTGAGTACATTGCTAATGGGGATTGGTGGTAGTGTCGTTGGATGTGGCACATTGATGTTTTTCTGGGACGGTGCCCGAGTCACTCCAATCAGTACTGTTGGTTTTCTAGCCGCCACAGGTGGGGCGTTCGTTCTCTTATTCTTCTATCGCTTACTGGCAGGCTCCTTCTTTTCCGAAGCAGAAGATGGCGAACGCTGGTTACACCGCCGCCGACGTCGACGTCGCGCTCGTGGGCTTGTCGATGAAACCTATTAA
- a CDS encoding NAD-dependent epimerase/dehydratase family protein, with product MQDFPNTIENVQKLEELLSRPTPQVIKALEQTKGDLILLGIAGKMGPTLARMIIRGDQEAGIQRRLIGVSRFSDESSRQPLEDLGIETLKGDLLDVNFINSLPDVPNVIYMAGMKFGATGNEPLTWAMNTYLPALVCNKYQNSQITAFSTGNVYGLVDASGNGSIETDKPNPTGEYAMSCLGRERMFEHFSRTLKIPMTLIRLNYATECRYGVLVDIAQQVYREKTIDISMGYVNVIWQGDANAMTLCSMPDDTSPPAFLNVAGPQILSVREISERFGSLFGKPPQFNGTESQDALLNNGQYGHQRYGDPLVEVDQIIGWIADWIQHERPLLGKPTHFESRSGKF from the coding sequence ATGCAAGACTTTCCAAACACGATTGAGAATGTACAAAAACTAGAAGAACTCCTAAGTCGCCCTACTCCTCAAGTAATTAAAGCACTGGAACAAACCAAAGGTGATTTGATTTTACTTGGAATTGCAGGAAAAATGGGACCGACGTTGGCGCGGATGATCATTCGAGGAGACCAGGAAGCAGGCATTCAACGACGTCTCATCGGTGTGAGTCGTTTCTCAGATGAATCAAGCAGACAACCTTTAGAAGATTTGGGGATTGAAACGTTGAAAGGCGATTTGCTTGACGTCAATTTTATCAACAGCTTACCTGATGTCCCTAATGTAATTTACATGGCAGGCATGAAATTTGGGGCGACAGGCAATGAACCGCTCACTTGGGCCATGAACACCTATCTTCCTGCTCTCGTCTGTAACAAATATCAGAATAGCCAGATTACGGCCTTTTCAACGGGTAATGTTTACGGGCTTGTGGATGCATCAGGGAATGGATCGATTGAAACAGACAAGCCTAATCCTACCGGTGAATATGCGATGAGCTGTCTAGGGCGTGAGCGAATGTTTGAACATTTCAGCCGCACGCTCAAAATTCCCATGACTCTCATTCGCCTGAACTACGCGACCGAATGTCGCTATGGTGTTCTCGTCGATATTGCCCAACAGGTTTATCGGGAAAAAACTATTGATATTTCAATGGGATACGTCAACGTGATCTGGCAAGGAGATGCCAATGCCATGACGCTCTGTTCGATGCCCGATGATACATCCCCCCCTGCTTTTTTGAATGTCGCCGGCCCGCAAATTCTTAGTGTCCGAGAAATCAGCGAACGATTTGGAAGTTTGTTCGGCAAACCCCCTCAGTTTAACGGAACTGAATCGCAAGACGCCTTACTCAATAACGGCCAATACGGGCACCAACGTTATGGCGACCCCTTGGTCGAAGTCGACCAAATTATTGGTTGGATTGCAGACTGGATACAACACGAACGCCCTTTGCTTGGCAAACCTACCCATTTCGAATCGCGCAGTGGCAAATTTTAG
- a CDS encoding PAS domain-containing sensor histidine kinase → MRIQQQSFRHLGVIIILTLLIFLMDFHVSSNIATPIFYTVVIVLVISYQRKWALLLTASICSALTLSRTFPDLGVEAPQFTWENRAISLFMIWLTAMSGIIFLRQSRFKNELQIQLRSFFESCSLAVSITEPPRKFDWLNHQFKMLSGSANQVLDNVTLNAEIQNLTANKSKVNYRELEWHSTPLINDANQVVANLYLGIDIIESGSPQTSLNTNSVNQISESFQIDANSKQDIPEEKQIEHEQKAVLCRRHNILDTLIIFVGVYSIDGIILEANQSLLDAVKLKKSDIIGNFFWETDLWSYSVEVQQRLKQAMHRATAGETVRFDTQVKLADEKKMSLDITFSPLYNAEGKVIQIISSAVDITDRLIAEKEIIKKNEQLQTILKAIPDLIFHIKNNGTIAGYESGENINLILSPEQFLNKKVQDISPKHVAQKFEAAILELSKTKQTTSFDYRLKVDEQNRWFQARLHPYLDDEIVVVIQDINDQKNIDIQTKNTHARLFESQRLAHVGSWEWNVQDDTVWWSEEVYRIFDLNESQFQPNYEAFLQIVHPDDRELVNQVVTNTLQNDSPFSIEHRIIRSDGEVRHVYEQAALKKNTDGETLLLYGTVQDVTERYEANRMAQEYRDELAHASRLAVMGELAAGISHELNQPLTAISNYSSSMKILLEKGQDVTELLSKIEAQSLRSGEIVRRLKLLAGKRKQQPFLFNVHTSIQSALQLINYELRLRQIQVKITSDKKFATVYADRVQIEQVLVNLFKNAAEAMEDTGLPRVLTITLSSADDSMILISVTDTGEGIPAQFVDRLFTPFTTSKKEGLGIGLSLSRSLIEASGGKMWFSPNKRRGTTFYISLPASQSKKE, encoded by the coding sequence ATGCGCATACAGCAACAGAGTTTCCGGCATCTTGGTGTAATCATAATTCTCACACTTCTTATTTTTCTCATGGACTTCCATGTATCATCAAATATAGCGACCCCGATCTTCTATACTGTGGTGATCGTCCTTGTCATTAGCTACCAGCGAAAATGGGCACTCTTACTTACTGCCAGTATTTGTTCGGCACTCACACTCTCTCGTACTTTTCCAGATTTAGGAGTCGAAGCTCCTCAGTTCACTTGGGAAAATCGCGCCATATCACTGTTCATGATCTGGCTAACTGCAATGAGTGGAATTATTTTTTTACGACAGTCTCGGTTCAAAAATGAGCTCCAGATTCAATTACGATCTTTTTTTGAAAGCTGCTCTCTAGCAGTTTCCATCACAGAACCCCCTCGAAAGTTTGATTGGTTAAATCATCAATTCAAAATGCTATCGGGTTCTGCAAATCAAGTACTTGACAATGTAACATTAAACGCAGAAATACAGAATCTTACCGCAAATAAAAGCAAAGTAAACTATCGGGAACTCGAGTGGCATTCAACACCTCTCATCAATGATGCAAACCAAGTTGTTGCAAATCTCTACTTGGGTATAGACATTATAGAATCAGGTTCTCCCCAAACTTCATTGAACACCAACTCAGTGAATCAGATTTCAGAGTCATTTCAAATCGATGCAAATTCCAAGCAGGATATCCCAGAAGAAAAACAGATAGAGCATGAACAGAAAGCAGTGCTGTGCCGAAGGCACAACATCCTTGACACTTTAATTATTTTTGTTGGAGTCTATTCAATTGATGGAATTATTCTTGAAGCCAATCAGTCGCTACTTGATGCAGTAAAACTAAAAAAATCAGACATAATTGGTAATTTTTTTTGGGAAACCGACTTGTGGTCCTACTCTGTTGAAGTACAACAACGATTAAAACAAGCAATGCATCGAGCAACAGCAGGAGAAACAGTCCGTTTTGATACACAAGTAAAATTGGCAGATGAAAAAAAGATGAGCCTTGATATCACATTCAGCCCGCTCTATAACGCTGAAGGTAAAGTCATACAAATCATCAGCTCAGCAGTTGATATTACAGATCGTTTGATCGCAGAAAAAGAAATCATTAAAAAAAATGAACAGCTTCAAACCATACTCAAAGCAATTCCTGACTTAATCTTTCACATAAAAAATAATGGTACAATTGCAGGCTACGAAAGTGGCGAAAACATAAATTTAATTCTGTCGCCTGAACAATTCCTTAATAAAAAAGTACAGGACATTTCACCTAAACATGTCGCTCAAAAATTTGAAGCGGCAATTCTGGAACTCAGTAAAACCAAGCAAACAACTTCTTTCGATTATCGATTGAAAGTCGATGAGCAAAACCGCTGGTTTCAAGCTCGTCTTCACCCCTACCTTGATGATGAAATCGTGGTCGTTATTCAAGATATCAATGATCAAAAAAACATTGATATTCAAACGAAAAATACACACGCCCGACTTTTTGAATCACAAAGACTAGCTCATGTTGGAAGCTGGGAATGGAATGTTCAAGACGATACTGTGTGGTGGTCAGAAGAAGTTTATCGTATTTTTGATTTAAATGAATCACAGTTTCAACCTAACTATGAAGCATTTCTTCAAATTGTTCATCCAGATGATCGAGAACTCGTTAATCAGGTTGTCACTAATACTCTGCAAAACGACTCTCCATTCAGTATTGAACATCGAATCATTCGGTCAGATGGAGAGGTACGGCATGTGTATGAGCAAGCTGCACTGAAAAAAAACACAGATGGAGAGACACTGCTTCTGTATGGGACTGTTCAAGATGTGACAGAAAGATATGAAGCAAATAGAATGGCACAGGAGTACCGTGATGAACTTGCTCACGCCTCACGCTTGGCAGTAATGGGAGAACTGGCTGCGGGCATATCACATGAGCTTAATCAACCACTGACCGCAATTTCCAACTATAGTTCTTCTATGAAAATTTTATTAGAAAAGGGTCAGGACGTAACTGAACTACTAAGTAAAATAGAAGCACAATCGTTGCGTTCAGGCGAAATTGTACGCAGATTAAAATTATTAGCTGGAAAGCGAAAACAACAACCATTTTTGTTTAACGTACATACCAGTATTCAAAGCGCACTTCAGTTAATCAATTACGAATTACGCTTAAGACAAATCCAAGTGAAGATCACATCTGATAAAAAATTTGCTACGGTCTATGCGGATCGTGTTCAGATTGAGCAAGTGCTCGTGAATTTATTTAAAAATGCGGCTGAAGCAATGGAAGATACAGGATTACCAAGAGTTTTAACTATTACGCTTTCATCTGCTGACGACTCTATGATTTTGATTTCTGTTACAGATACGGGAGAAGGTATTCCAGCTCAATTCGTAGATCGGCTTTTCACTCCATTTACAACAAGCAAAAAAGAAGGGCTTGGAATTGGTCTGTCTTTAAGTCGTTCTTTGATAGAAGCATCTGGTGGAAAAATGTGGTTTAGTCCGAACAAAAGAAGAGGTACCACTTTTTACATTTCTCTACCAGCATCTCAATCAAAAAAGGAATAG
- a CDS encoding DUF1501 domain-containing protein, with amino-acid sequence MFRLEFGKTGKYCDGLNRRNFLQIGVAGMGSASLSQILHAKEASQQQGIKAKDTSVILLWLDGGPSHMDLYDLKPEAPSENRGIWNPIHTNVPGMDITEMFPLQAKCADKFSIVRSLHHNTGDHFTGGHWMLTGRGGVSGGSTPGKNPSIASMATKVLGSRDPGMPAYVSVPYASSIGLRPGYFGGNFLGVQHNPFETGSDPNNNNFQVKNLNLAKGLSVQRLKDRKALLKSFDKLRKDVDQSGMLGSMDRLDQKAYELVTGEKARKAFDLNSEDEKIRELYGRHTWGQSVLLARRLVEAGTTFVTVHFGGWDHHWNLQSGMESYLPRVDQAVSALFGDLAQRGLSDKVLVVLCGEFSRTPRMNNGGNGGPPLSKGTPGRDHWGNSMFCLLGGGGVKGGRVIGSTNRLGDSPADRPVRPGNIHHTIYRALGMDPEIHFLDHSGRPTVAIDHGEVIHELF; translated from the coding sequence ATGTTCCGTCTTGAATTTGGAAAAACAGGAAAATACTGCGATGGTTTGAATCGACGTAATTTTCTGCAAATTGGTGTAGCAGGAATGGGTTCGGCAAGCCTTTCTCAAATATTACATGCCAAAGAAGCTTCCCAACAACAGGGAATTAAAGCCAAAGATACTTCTGTGATTCTGCTCTGGTTAGATGGCGGCCCCAGTCATATGGATCTTTACGACCTAAAACCTGAAGCTCCCAGCGAAAATCGAGGAATCTGGAATCCGATCCATACGAATGTCCCTGGTATGGACATTACGGAAATGTTTCCCCTTCAGGCAAAATGTGCTGACAAGTTTTCCATTGTTCGATCTCTACACCACAATACTGGTGATCATTTCACAGGGGGACACTGGATGCTGACCGGTCGTGGTGGCGTGAGTGGGGGAAGTACTCCCGGAAAGAACCCTTCTATCGCCTCTATGGCTACAAAAGTCCTAGGATCACGAGATCCTGGGATGCCAGCTTATGTTTCTGTTCCCTATGCCTCGAGTATTGGTTTGCGACCGGGTTACTTTGGTGGAAACTTCCTGGGAGTTCAACATAACCCTTTTGAAACGGGCTCAGACCCAAACAACAACAATTTCCAAGTCAAAAATTTGAACCTGGCAAAAGGATTATCAGTCCAACGTCTGAAAGACCGCAAAGCATTGTTAAAGAGTTTCGACAAACTCCGGAAAGACGTGGATCAGTCAGGTATGCTGGGATCGATGGATCGACTGGATCAAAAGGCCTATGAGCTGGTAACTGGTGAGAAAGCCCGTAAAGCATTTGATCTGAATTCGGAAGACGAAAAAATTCGGGAACTATATGGCCGTCATACCTGGGGACAAAGTGTCTTACTGGCACGTCGTCTGGTGGAAGCAGGAACCACATTCGTCACTGTCCACTTTGGAGGTTGGGACCATCACTGGAACCTGCAAAGTGGAATGGAAAGTTACTTACCCCGTGTTGATCAAGCTGTCAGCGCTCTCTTTGGAGACCTCGCCCAACGCGGATTAAGTGATAAAGTTCTTGTCGTACTCTGTGGAGAATTTAGCCGTACACCGCGCATGAATAATGGCGGCAATGGTGGTCCTCCACTAAGTAAAGGGACTCCCGGTCGCGATCACTGGGGAAACTCCATGTTTTGTCTCTTAGGTGGAGGTGGTGTCAAAGGAGGTCGAGTCATTGGCTCTACCAATCGACTGGGAGACTCTCCCGCCGATCGCCCAGTACGACCAGGAAACATTCATCACACCATCTATCGTGCTCTAGGCATGGATCCTGAAATTCATTTTCTCGATCATTCTGGTCGACCAACGGTGGCCATCGACCATGGCGAAGTGATTCATGAACTCTTTTAA
- a CDS encoding SelL-related redox protein — protein sequence MNQNSLKQALAAFPSAQGKTLVELSEAHPVLIVFLRHGGCPFCRQVLAQLRTLSQKIEERNLKLAIVHMMYQEQANRLLARYQLQNVETFSDPERKLYELFQVKRGNLAETIGPAIWWSGFKTTVLSGYLPGIPGNDIQQLGAALVFDKGKVVASHFSENSADLPDWDQLLACEIPPH from the coding sequence ATGAATCAAAATTCTCTTAAACAAGCGCTTGCCGCTTTCCCATCAGCTCAAGGAAAAACGTTAGTCGAATTGTCGGAAGCTCATCCCGTCCTTATCGTTTTTCTGAGACACGGAGGTTGTCCCTTTTGCAGGCAAGTGCTGGCTCAACTACGGACACTTTCTCAAAAAATCGAAGAGCGCAATCTGAAACTGGCAATCGTCCACATGATGTATCAAGAACAAGCCAACAGATTACTGGCCCGTTATCAACTGCAAAACGTAGAAACTTTCAGCGACCCGGAACGAAAACTCTATGAGCTGTTTCAGGTCAAAAGAGGCAACTTGGCTGAGACGATTGGACCTGCTATCTGGTGGTCTGGCTTTAAAACCACGGTCCTTTCTGGATACTTACCTGGAATTCCAGGTAATGATATTCAACAACTGGGTGCCGCCTTAGTTTTTGACAAAGGGAAAGTTGTTGCCAGCCACTTCTCAGAAAACTCGGCAGACTTGCCTGACTGGGATCAACTTCTTGCTTGCGAGATACCGCCTCATTAA
- a CDS encoding response regulator translates to MTSHQVKLFDNYLARQILKFSIDVSVAIDELGVILMASESVSRVFGWQPDEIVGENIRVFASESQLKQFDQFLAQCLGSENENSIGHAHQFKGIHKGGSYIACEITVWRDDDSHRQKRYICIIRDITEHLKSKNKLGEYLERLKQSRKQLKRKIHELKSAQKVVAQANQAKSEFLANMSHEVRTPMTAILGYSEALKEKLDSKDNLEFIDIIQKNGSHLLQVINDILDISKIEMGNFEIMKVDFSPTKILQEIVDEFESQASQKGLNLYTRYHDLIPSSIQSDPLRMKQVLMNLVSNAIKFTEAGSIYLEIRMLSRSKNDRLLQYIVTDTGIGIPKEKLKYIFEPFAQVDSSTSRNYGGTGVGLTLSHKLVQLLGGNLSVQSTVNQGSVFTVTLNADEKNISTQNNISNQKFCSRGTVRRVEYNHDNKNVSQDAKAKILLVDDTKEIRKLFSYMLNKMGLEVVTASNGKEAVDLVHEATIKKDFYHVILMDMQMPVMNGYEATQLLRAQKNQIPIIAITAHTLVSDREKCLAAGCTEYLSKPIKYEVLREVVHRYLPQKAGIILSN, encoded by the coding sequence ATGACTTCTCACCAAGTCAAATTATTTGACAATTACTTAGCGAGACAGATTTTAAAATTTAGTATAGATGTGTCAGTAGCGATTGATGAATTGGGTGTAATACTTATGGCCAGTGAATCAGTCTCTCGAGTGTTTGGGTGGCAACCAGACGAAATCGTGGGAGAAAATATCCGTGTTTTTGCTTCTGAATCCCAGTTGAAACAGTTTGATCAGTTTTTAGCGCAATGCCTCGGTTCTGAAAATGAAAATTCGATTGGTCATGCACATCAATTCAAAGGAATCCATAAAGGAGGTTCCTACATTGCCTGTGAGATAACCGTATGGCGTGATGATGATTCTCATAGACAGAAACGTTATATATGTATTATCAGAGATATTACTGAGCATTTGAAATCAAAAAACAAATTAGGTGAGTACTTAGAGCGGCTCAAGCAATCTCGTAAACAACTCAAAAGAAAAATTCATGAACTTAAGTCAGCTCAGAAGGTTGTTGCACAGGCCAACCAGGCAAAAAGTGAATTTTTAGCAAACATGAGTCATGAAGTTCGCACTCCAATGACTGCTATCTTGGGGTATTCTGAAGCATTAAAAGAAAAACTTGATTCGAAAGATAATCTCGAGTTTATCGACATTATTCAAAAAAATGGATCACACCTTTTACAGGTGATTAACGATATTCTTGATATTTCAAAGATCGAGATGGGAAATTTTGAGATTATGAAAGTCGACTTTTCCCCGACGAAGATCTTGCAGGAAATCGTTGATGAATTCGAATCGCAAGCCTCACAAAAAGGTCTTAATCTCTACACAAGATATCATGATTTGATTCCTTCCTCAATTCAATCTGATCCATTGAGGATGAAGCAGGTTCTGATGAATCTAGTGAGCAATGCCATAAAATTTACTGAAGCTGGGAGCATTTATCTTGAGATTCGAATGTTAAGCCGATCTAAAAATGATAGGCTGTTGCAATATATCGTGACTGACACGGGGATTGGAATTCCTAAGGAAAAATTGAAATATATCTTCGAGCCTTTTGCTCAGGTTGATAGTTCCACTTCAAGGAATTATGGAGGGACAGGGGTAGGGCTGACTCTTAGTCATAAGCTCGTTCAATTACTAGGTGGAAATTTGTCTGTTCAATCAACTGTGAATCAAGGAAGTGTATTTACAGTTACCCTCAATGCAGACGAAAAAAATATTTCTACACAAAATAATATATCGAATCAAAAATTCTGCTCGCGTGGCACTGTTAGGAGAGTTGAATACAATCACGATAATAAAAACGTCTCCCAAGATGCGAAAGCTAAAATTCTACTAGTTGATGACACAAAAGAAATTCGAAAATTATTCAGTTATATGTTGAATAAAATGGGCTTGGAAGTTGTTACAGCATCAAACGGAAAAGAAGCGGTTGATTTGGTGCATGAAGCGACTATAAAAAAGGATTTTTATCATGTGATATTAATGGACATGCAAATGCCAGTGATGAACGGATACGAAGCAACGCAGTTACTCAGAGCTCAAAAGAATCAGATACCAATTATTGCTATTACAGCTCATACACTCGTTTCTGACAGAGAAAAATGTCTCGCCGCAGGCTGTACTGAATATCTAAGCAAGCCCATTAAATATGAAGTGCTGCGTGAAGTAGTGCATCGCTATTTACCGCAAAAAGCAGGAATAATACTTTCAAACTAA
- a CDS encoding dihydrodipicolinate synthase family protein has translation MNSSLTTRTLQQGTAIPAHPLALTSARKLDERRQRALSRYYIASGVGGLAVGVHTTQFEIREPGIDLFQPVLELAAEEMNRADKTRVAPLLRIAGICGETSQATREAAIARDAGYHFGLLSLSALKSVDENKLINHCKAVSEIMPVFGFYLQPDVGGRLLPYSFWRRFCEIENVAAIKMAPFNRYHTLDVIRAVIESGREDIALYTGNDDNIVLDLITPFRFQVEGKLIERRIVGGLLGHWAVWTQKAVEILKKCQHVAASETAIPLSILHRNTEVTDCNAVLFDVANCYQGCIPGIHEILRRQGLLEGIWCLNPKENLSPGQAAEIDRIYQAYPHLNDDTFVAEHLDDWLSG, from the coding sequence GTGAACTCATCTCTTACCACACGAACTTTGCAGCAAGGAACCGCAATCCCTGCACACCCACTGGCTCTGACATCTGCGCGCAAACTTGATGAACGCCGACAAAGAGCTCTTTCGCGGTACTATATTGCCAGCGGAGTTGGCGGACTGGCTGTCGGAGTGCATACGACACAATTTGAAATTCGAGAGCCGGGCATTGATCTCTTTCAACCTGTCTTAGAGCTTGCGGCAGAAGAAATGAATCGTGCAGACAAGACTAGGGTGGCTCCTCTGTTACGTATCGCTGGCATCTGTGGAGAAACAAGTCAGGCTACCAGGGAAGCAGCTATTGCTAGAGATGCAGGTTATCACTTTGGTCTGCTTAGCCTGTCAGCGCTAAAATCCGTAGATGAAAACAAACTGATCAACCATTGCAAAGCAGTCTCTGAAATCATGCCTGTCTTTGGTTTTTATCTACAGCCAGATGTAGGCGGTCGCTTGTTGCCTTATTCTTTCTGGCGTCGATTTTGTGAAATTGAAAATGTCGCTGCGATCAAAATGGCACCTTTTAATCGATATCATACGCTTGACGTGATCCGTGCAGTCATAGAATCAGGACGCGAAGATATCGCCTTATATACAGGAAATGATGATAACATTGTTCTTGATCTAATCACTCCTTTTCGTTTTCAAGTAGAAGGGAAACTGATAGAACGTCGCATCGTCGGTGGGCTGCTTGGGCACTGGGCTGTCTGGACACAAAAGGCTGTCGAAATTCTCAAAAAATGTCAGCATGTCGCCGCATCAGAAACAGCGATTCCACTCTCTATACTCCACCGCAATACCGAAGTCACAGACTGCAATGCCGTGTTGTTTGACGTGGCCAATTGCTATCAGGGTTGTATACCCGGCATTCATGAAATCCTCAGACGTCAGGGACTGCTGGAAGGAATCTGGTGTTTAAACCCCAAAGAAAACCTCAGCCCTGGGCAGGCAGCAGAAATCGATAGAATTTATCAAGCCTATCCTCACCTGAATGATGATACTTTTGTAGCAGAACATCTCGATGATTGGCTTAGCGGGTAA
- a CDS encoding response regulator transcription factor, whose product MNDFVVYVIDDDPDVLDSIAFLLNTSGYQVKTFDSVRSFLESKEVVFTGCILIDLIMPEISGIEAMELFKKQNIHFPLIMMSAYGDIEKAVSAVKQGACDYLEKPFEKEKCIKAIEYAKSLLNTDEDDSENNGRVHLHLYNGLTRREKQVFHLIAEGHSGKQIASSMSISYRTMEKHKANVLNKLGISSATDIVHILYKIKDLPGYSKTDNDS is encoded by the coding sequence ATGAACGATTTTGTTGTTTATGTAATTGATGATGATCCAGATGTCCTGGATTCTATTGCATTTCTACTAAACACTTCAGGTTATCAAGTCAAAACTTTTGACAGTGTTCGTTCATTTTTGGAATCGAAAGAAGTCGTGTTTACAGGTTGTATCCTAATCGACCTGATTATGCCTGAAATTTCTGGTATTGAAGCAATGGAGCTATTTAAAAAGCAAAACATTCATTTTCCTTTAATTATGATGAGTGCATATGGTGATATTGAAAAAGCGGTTTCCGCAGTAAAACAGGGAGCCTGCGATTATCTTGAAAAACCTTTCGAGAAAGAAAAATGTATCAAAGCCATTGAATACGCTAAATCACTTTTGAATACTGATGAAGACGATTCGGAAAATAATGGTAGAGTTCACCTGCATTTGTATAATGGTTTAACTCGCAGAGAGAAGCAGGTATTTCATTTAATTGCTGAGGGTCATTCTGGTAAGCAAATTGCAAGCTCTATGTCGATCAGCTACCGGACTATGGAAAAGCATAAAGCGAATGTGTTAAACAAATTAGGGATTTCAAGTGCCACTGATATTGTACATATCTTGTACAAGATTAAAGACCTGCCGGGGTATTCGAAAACTGATAATGATTCATAG